A window from Mycteria americana isolate JAX WOST 10 ecotype Jacksonville Zoo and Gardens unplaced genomic scaffold, USCA_MyAme_1.0 Scaffold_43, whole genome shotgun sequence encodes these proteins:
- the TGFB1 gene encoding transforming growth factor beta-1 proprotein: protein MELAVLLAVLGAARAFSTCRSLDLEAARRKRIEAVRGQILSKLRLPVPPAEAPARPLPEEVRALYNSTRELLRQRARLRPPDDPDEYYAKELHRFPMEPPGEGPLEHWRPTSHSTFFIFNASRVRAEIGREALLHRAELRMLRQRASAENLGVEQRLELYQGYGNASWRYLHGRSVRATAEEEWLWFDVTDVVQQWLGSSEPLGRFKLSVHCPCEQGPGSADDMRISIEGFEQQRGDMQGIAKKHRRVPYVLAMLLPPERANDLHSSRRRRALDTDYCFGTEEKNCCVRPLYIDFRKDLQWKWIHEPKGYMANFCMGPCPYIWSADTQYTKVLALYNQHNPGASAAPCCVPQTLDPLPIVYYVGRKARVEQLSDMVVRACKCS, encoded by the exons atggagcTGGCCGTGCTGCTGGCGGTGCTGGGGGCGGCCCGGGCGTTCTCCACGTGCCGCTCGCTGGACCTGGAGGCGGCGCGGAGGAAACGCATCGAAGCGGTGCGGGGTCAGATCCTGAGCAAGCTCCGGTTACCGGTGCCTCCCGCCgaagccccggcccggccgctgcccgagGAGGTCCGGGCTCTCTACAACAGCACCCGGGAGCTGCTGCGGCAGCGGGCGAGGCTGCGCCCCCCCGACGACCCCGATGAATATTACGCCAAGGAGCTGCATCGCTTCCCCATGGAGCCCCCCGGAGAGG GCCCGCTGGAGCACTGGCGCCCGACGAGCCACAGCACCTTCTTCATCTTCAACGCGTCGCGGGTGCGGGCGGAGATCGGGCGCGAGGCGCTGCTGCACCGGGCCGAGCTGCGGATGCTGCGGCAGCGGGCGAGCGCCGAGAACCTGGGGGTCGAGCAGCGCCTCGAGCTCTACCAG ggctacGGCAACGCCTCGTGGCGATACCTGCACGGGCGCTCGGTGCGGGCGACGGCGGAGGAAGAGTGGCTCTGGTTCGACGTCACCGACGTCGTCCAACAGTGGCTCGGCAGCAGCG agcccctgggcaggTTCAAGCTGAGCGTCCACTGTCCCTGCGAGCAGGGGCCCGGCAGCGCCGACGACATGCGCATCTCCATCGaag GCTTCGAGCAGCAGCGGGGGGACATGCAGGGCATCGCCAAGAAGCACCGGCGCGTGCCCTACGTGCTGGCCATGCTGTTGCCCCCCGAGCGAGCCAACGACCTCCacagctcccgccgccgccgcgccctcgACACCGACTACTGCTTCGG GACGGAGGAGAAGAACTGCTGCGTGCGGCCGCTGTACATCGACTTCCGCAAGGACCTGCAGTGGAAGTGGATCCACGAGCCCAAGGGCTACATGGCCAACTTCTGCATGGGGCCCTGTCCCTACATCTGGAGCGCCGACACCCAGTACACCAAG gTGCTGGCGCTGTACAACCAGCACAACCCGGGGGCCTCGGCGGCACCGTGCTGCGTCCCCCAGACCCTCGACCCCCTGCCCATCGTCTACTACGTGGGGCGCAAGGCCCGGGTGGAGCAGCTCTCCGACATGGTGGTCCGCGCCTGCAAGTGCagctga
- the B9D2 gene encoding B9 domain-containing protein 2, which yields MAEVHVIGQIVGASGFPQRRLFCKWGLHAGGAWKLLSGLGSGQTQVDDPQADDVAYWCHPLDVHFATKGLQGWPKLHLQVWHQDGLGRNEVLGYGFCHVPATPGCHALACVTWRPRGTWRERLSQRLVGGGPQLRAPEAVTAGAADRFRLRTEAAGTVHLQLGVLLRHFGRYGVEC from the exons ATGGCGGAGGTGCACGTCATCGGGCAGATCGTGGGGGCCAGCGGCTTCCCCCAGCGCCGCCTCTTCTGCAAGTGGGGGCTGCACGCCG GCGGCGCCTGGAAGCTGCTTTCGGGGCTGGGGTCCGGCCAGACCCAAGTGGACGACCCCCAGGCGGACGACGTGGCCTATTGGTGTCACCCCCTCGACGTCCACTTTGCCACCAAGGGGCTGCAAG gttggCCCAAGCTGCACCTGCAGGTCTGGCACCAAGACGGGCTGGGCCGCAACGAGGTGCTGGGCTACGGTTTCTGCCACGTACCGGCCACCCCCGGGTGCCACGCGCTGGCCTGCGTCACCTGGCGCCCGCGGGGGACTTGGCGGGAACGCTTGAGCCAACGTttggtgggggggggtccccaactCCGAGCCCCCGAAGCCGTCACCGCCGGCGCCGCCGACCGATTCCGATTGCGCACCGAGGCCGCCGGCACCGTCCACCTGCAGCTCGGCGTCCTCCTGCGGCACTTCGGCCGCTACGGCGTCGAGTgctag
- the EXOSC5 gene encoding exosome complex component RRP46 isoform X1 has translation MAAAEQEEEKMAAAGGGCCLRPFSCEQGLLSRPDGSAAFLQGDTSVLAGLYGPAEVKGSKELPDRAVLEVLLRPKVGLPASLLLPQRCLHGAAGRGAAPLLPLLRRHLRPRPHRCHRPRPHHPAGAGGARRPHLRHRQRREEGADGHHQRQLLRGGDAAVPRGGPARRRHHLSVLPRLRPAEILQVLTPGTPPGQPDCPPLSPTPPTGPGPPPTAVSKGSPPSPLLRL, from the exons atggcggcggcggagcaggaggaggagaagatggcggcggcgggtggCGGGTGTTGCCTGCGGCCTTTCTCCTGCGAGCAGGGGCTGCTGTCGCGGCCCGACGGCTCGGCCGCCTTCCTGCAGG GCGACACCTCGGTGCTGGCCGGGCTCTACGGCCCCGCAGAGGTGAAGGGCAGCAAGGAGCTCCCGGACCGGGCggtgctggaggtgctgctgcGCCCCAAAGTGGGGCTGCCag cttctctcctgctgcctcaacgctgcctgcatggggctgctggacgcggggctgcccctctcctccctcttctgcGGCGTCACCTGCGCCCTCGACCCCACCGGTGCCATCGTCCTCGACCCCACCACCCGGCAGGAGCAG GAGGCGCGCGCCGTCCTCACCTTCGCCATCGACAGCGCCGAGAGGAAGGTGCTGACGGCCACCACCAAAGGCAGCTGCTCCGTGGAGGAG ATGCAGCAGTGCCTCGCGGCGGCCCAGCGCGCCGCCGACACCATCTTTCAGTTCTACCGCGACTCCGTCCGGCGGAGATACTCCAAGTCCTGACGCCGGGGACCCCGCCGGGGCAGCCGGACTGTCCCCCGCTGTCCCCCACGCCCCCCACCGGGCCTGGCCCCCCCCCCACAGCAGTCAGTAAAggatcccccccctcccctctgctgcgCCTCTGA
- the EXOSC5 gene encoding exosome complex component RRP46 isoform X2, with amino-acid sequence MAAAEQEEEKMAAAGGGCCLRPFSCEQGLLSRPDGSAAFLQGDTSVLAGLYGPAEVKGSKELPDRAVLEVLLRPKVGLPGVVERSREQLLRRTCEAVVLGVLHPRTAITLVLQVLSDAGSLLSCCLNAACMGLLDAGLPLSSLFCGVTCALDPTGAIVLDPTTRQEQEARAVLTFAIDSAERKVLTATTKGSCSVEEMQQCLAAAQRAADTIFQFYRDSVRRRYSKS; translated from the exons atggcggcggcggagcaggaggaggagaagatggcggcggcgggtggCGGGTGTTGCCTGCGGCCTTTCTCCTGCGAGCAGGGGCTGCTGTCGCGGCCCGACGGCTCGGCCGCCTTCCTGCAGG GCGACACCTCGGTGCTGGCCGGGCTCTACGGCCCCGCAGAGGTGAAGGGCAGCAAGGAGCTCCCGGACCGGGCggtgctggaggtgctgctgcGCCCCAAAGTGGGGCTGCCag GCGTGGTGGAGCGCAGCCGGGAGCAGCTCCTGCGGCGGACCTGCGAGGCGGTGGTTTTGGGGGTGCTGCACCCCCGCACCGCCATCACCCTCGTCCTGCAGGTGCTCAGCGACGCCGGCTCC cttctctcctgctgcctcaacgctgcctgcatggggctgctggacgcggggctgcccctctcctccctcttctgcGGCGTCACCTGCGCCCTCGACCCCACCGGTGCCATCGTCCTCGACCCCACCACCCGGCAGGAGCAG GAGGCGCGCGCCGTCCTCACCTTCGCCATCGACAGCGCCGAGAGGAAGGTGCTGACGGCCACCACCAAAGGCAGCTGCTCCGTGGAGGAG ATGCAGCAGTGCCTCGCGGCGGCCCAGCGCGCCGCCGACACCATCTTTCAGTTCTACCGCGACTCCGTCCGGCGGAGATACTCCAAGTCCTGA
- the BCKDHA gene encoding 2-oxoisovalerate dehydrogenase subunit alpha, mitochondrial has product MAAMAAWRALRWRLLRTPGPGPARRLSTAEFPSPEEKPQFPGASADFADRLEFIQPNVISGIPVYRVMDRQGHIVNPAEDPQLPKELVLKLYKTMTLLNTMDRILYESQRQGRISFYMTNYGEEGTHVGSAAALDDTDLVFGQYREAGVLMYRGYPLDLFMAQCYGNASDTGKGRQMPVHYGCRDRHFVTISSPLATQIPQAVGAAYTIKRADANRAVICYFGEGAASEGDAHAGFNFAATLECPVIFFCRNNGYAISTPTSEQYRGDGIAARGPGYGLMSIRVDGNDVFAVYNATKEARRRAVAENQPFLIEAMTYRIGHHSTSDDSSAYRSVDEVNYWDKQDHPISRLRHYMLNRGWWDEEEEKGWRKSSRKMVMEAFEQAERKPKPNVQLLFSDVYREMPPHLRRQRAALERHLQHYGEHYPLEHFEK; this is encoded by the exons ATGGCGGCGATGGCGGCCTGGCGGGCGCTGCGGTGGCGGCTCCTGCGgaccccgggcccgggcccggcccggcgcctcaGCACCGCC GAGTTCCCCTCGCCGGAGGAGAAGCCGCAGTTCCCCGGCGCCTCGGCCGACTTCGCCGACCGGCTGGAGTTCATCCAGCCCAACGTCATCTCGGGCATCCCCGTCTACCGGGTGATGGACCGGCAGGGCCACATCGTCAACCCCGCCGAGGACCCCCAG CTGCCCAAGGAGCTGGTGCTGAAGCTCTACAAGACCATGACGCTCCTCAACACCATGGACCGCATCCTCTACGAGTCCCAGCGCCAG ggcCGTATCTCCTTCTACATGACCAACTACGGGGAGGAGGGGACGCACGTGGGCAGCGCGGCCGCGCTGGACGACACCGACCTGGTTTTTGGGCAGTACCGGGAAGCGG GCGTGCTGATGTACCGGGGCTACCCCCTGGACCTCTTCATGGCGCAGTGTTACGGCAACGCCAGCGACACCGGCAAGGGCCGGCAGATGCCGGTCCACTACGGCTGCCGCGACCGCCATTTCGTCACCATCTCGTCCCCGTTGGCCACCCAGATCCCGCAAG ccGTGGGGGCCGCCTACACCATCAAGCGCGCCGACGCCAACCGGGCGGTGATCTGTTATTTCGGGGAGGGGGCGGCCAGCGAAGGGGACGCCCACGCCGGCTTCAACTTCGCCGCCACCCTCGAGTGTCCCGTCATCTTCTTCTGCCGTAACAACGGCTACGCCATCTCCACCCCGACCTCCGAGCAATACCGCGGCGACGGCATCG cggcgCGCGGCCCCGGCTACGGCCTGATGTCTATCCGGGTGGACGGCAACGACGTCTTCGCCGTTTACAACGCCACCAAAGAAGCCCGGCGGCGCGCCGTGGCGGAGAACCAACCCTTTCTCATCGAAGCCATGACCTACCG CATCGGCCACCACAGCACCAGCGACGACAGCTCGGCGTACCGGTCGGTGGATGAGGTGAATTATTGGGACAAACAGGATCACCCCATCTCCCGCCTGCGGCACTACATGCTGAACCGGGGCTGGtgggacgaggaggaggagaagggctggaggAAGAGCTCCCGCAAGATG GTGATGGAGGCCTTCGAGCAGGCGGAGCGGAAGCCGAAGCCCAACGTGCAGCTCCTCTTCTCCGACGTTTACCGGGAGATGCCGCCTCACCTGCGACGGCAGCGGGCGGCCCTGGAACGGCACCTCCAGCACTACGGGGAGCACTACCCCCTCGAGCACTTCGAAaagtga
- the DMAC2 gene encoding distal membrane-arm assembly complex protein 2 isoform X2 has protein sequence MAALRAVLGCRGAPAPRPPPGQSRGAAGGLLQRLGRWFYEVEAAAAWGERLQRNRLRSKNAFEGQERWIRPENLWRPEVLRLRDVPVVALDLSGTPLNYNGLDNLVPLTRLQHLDLSGCPHLDDWALGRLHVFGDSLRELSVARCPRVTERGLATLHHLRELRRLDVAGVRVPSPGLVRILLEEMLPGCQVLGMDLGDGTGTDSPPPPGGEKPPA, from the exons atggcggcgctgAGGGCG GTGCTGGGGTGTCGgggggcccccgccccgcgccccccacccgggcagagccggggggcggcgggggggctgctgcagcggctGGGCCGGTGGTTCTACGAGGTGGAGGCAGCGGCGGCCTGGGGAGAGCGGCTGCAGCGGAACCGGCTGCGGAGCAAGAACGC atTTGAGGGGCAGGAACGCTGGATCCGGCCGGAAAACCTCTGGCGCCCTGAGGTGCTGCGCCTCCGCGACGTCCCCGTGGTGGCCCTGGACCTCAGCGGCACCCCCCTCAACTACAACGGCTTGGACAACCTGG tgCCACTGACCCGGCTGCAGCACCTCGACCTGAGCGGGTGCCCCCACCTCGACGACTGGGCGCTGGGGCGGCTGCACGTCTTCGGGGACAGCCTGCGGGAGCTGTCGGTGGCTCGGTGTCCCCGCGTCACCGAGAGGGGCCTGGCCACCCTCCACCACCTCCG ggagctCCGGCGCCTGGACGTGGCAGGGGTGCGGGTGCCCAGCCCGGGGCTGGTCCGTATcctgctggaggagatgctgccGGGCTGCCAGGTCCTGGGCATGGACCTTGGGGACGGCACGGGGACGGATTCACCGCCACCGCCGGGGGGGGAAAAGCCCCCCGCCTGA
- the DMAC2 gene encoding distal membrane-arm assembly complex protein 2 isoform X1, with amino-acid sequence MAALRAVLGCRGAPAPRPPPGQSRGAAGGLLQRLGRWFYEVEAAAAWGERLQRNRLRSKNAYCGFLRDTYGDNVVAAVFTLSCGGGVRFEGQERWIRPENLWRPEVLRLRDVPVVALDLSGTPLNYNGLDNLVPLTRLQHLDLSGCPHLDDWALGRLHVFGDSLRELSVARCPRVTERGLATLHHLRELRRLDVAGVRVPSPGLVRILLEEMLPGCQVLGMDLGDGTGTDSPPPPGGEKPPA; translated from the exons atggcggcgctgAGGGCG GTGCTGGGGTGTCGgggggcccccgccccgcgccccccacccgggcagagccggggggcggcgggggggctgctgcagcggctGGGCCGGTGGTTCTACGAGGTGGAGGCAGCGGCGGCCTGGGGAGAGCGGCTGCAGCGGAACCGGCTGCGGAGCAAGAACGC GTACTGCGGCTTCCTCAGGGACACCTACGGTGACAACGTGGTGGCCGCCGTCTTCACCCTGTCCTGCGGCGGGGGGGTCAG atTTGAGGGGCAGGAACGCTGGATCCGGCCGGAAAACCTCTGGCGCCCTGAGGTGCTGCGCCTCCGCGACGTCCCCGTGGTGGCCCTGGACCTCAGCGGCACCCCCCTCAACTACAACGGCTTGGACAACCTGG tgCCACTGACCCGGCTGCAGCACCTCGACCTGAGCGGGTGCCCCCACCTCGACGACTGGGCGCTGGGGCGGCTGCACGTCTTCGGGGACAGCCTGCGGGAGCTGTCGGTGGCTCGGTGTCCCCGCGTCACCGAGAGGGGCCTGGCCACCCTCCACCACCTCCG ggagctCCGGCGCCTGGACGTGGCAGGGGTGCGGGTGCCCAGCCCGGGGCTGGTCCGTATcctgctggaggagatgctgccGGGCTGCCAGGTCCTGGGCATGGACCTTGGGGACGGCACGGGGACGGATTCACCGCCACCGCCGGGGGGGGAAAAGCCCCCCGCCTGA